From a region of the Procambarus clarkii isolate CNS0578487 chromosome 18, FALCON_Pclarkii_2.0, whole genome shotgun sequence genome:
- the LOC138366068 gene encoding golgin subfamily A member 6-like protein 24: MKRTRPENTIREHGQRTRSENTAREHDQRTRPENTTREHGQRTRSENTAREHGQRTRPENTTREHGQRTRPENTTREHDQKTRPENTTREHGQRTRSENTAREHDQRTRPENTTREHGQRTRPENTTREHGQRTRPENTAREHDQRTPPENTAREHDQRTRPENTTREHGQRTRPENTAREHGQRTRPENTAREYDQRTRPENTTREHGQRTRPENTAREHDQRTRPENTTREHGQRTRPENTAREHDHRTRPENTAREHHQRTRPENTTREHDQRTRPDNTTREHGQRTRPENTTREHDHRTRPQNTAREHDHRTRPENTAREHGQRTRPESTTREHDQRTRPENTTREHDQRTRPENTTREHDQRTRPENTAREHDQRTRPENATREHGQRTRPESTTREHDQRTRPENTAREHDQRTRLENTTREHGQRTRLENTTREHSQTTPPENTAREHDQRTRPENTAREHDQRTRPENTTREHDQRTRPENTAREHDQRTRPENTTREHDQRTRPENTAREHDQRTRPQNTARQHHQRTQPWRIYHQSSTPETHVNKIILTEYFEMANIRIAFMNLNKKAFERPVQFKLEKHFTLDS; this comes from the coding sequence AGAACACGGCCAGAGAACACGATCAGAGAACACGGCCAGAGAACACGATCAGAGAACACGGCCAGAGAACACGATCAGAGAACACGGCCAGAGAACACGACCAGAGAACACGGCCAGAGAACACGATCAGAGAACACGGCCAGAGAACACGGCCAAAGAACACGGCCAGAGAACACGACCAGAGAACACGGCCAGAGAACACGGCCAGAGAACACGACCAGAGAACACGACCAGAAAACACGGCCAGAGAACACGACCAGAGAACACGGCCAGAGAACACGATCAGAGAACACGGCCAGAGAACACGACCAGAGAACACGGCCAGAGAACACGACCAGAGAACACGGCCAGAGAACACGACCAGAGAACACCACCAGAGAACACGGCCAGAGAACACGACCAGAGAACACGGCCAGAGAACACGACCAGAGAACACCACCAGAGAACACGGCCAGAGAACACGACCAGAGAACACGGCCAGAGAACACGACCAGAGAACACGGCCAGAGAACACGACCAGAGAACACGGCCAGAGAACACGGCCAGAGAACACGACCAGAGAACACGGCCAGAGAATACGACCAGAGAACACGGCCAGAGAACACGACCAGAGAACACGGCCAGAGAACACGACCAGAGAACACGGCCAGAGAACACGACCAGAGAACACGGCCAGAGAACACGACCAGAGAACACGGCCAGAGAACACGACCAGAGAACACGGCCAGAGAACACGACCACAGAACACGACCAGAGAACACGGCCAGAGAACACCACCAGAGAACACGGCCAGAGAACACGACTAGAGAACACGACCAGAGAACACGGCCAGACAACACGACCAGAGAACACGGCCAGAGAACACGGCCAGAGAACACGACCAGAGAACACGACCACAGAACACGACCACAGAACACGGCCAGAGAACACGACCACAGAACACGGCCAGAGAACACGGCCAGAGAACACGGCCAGAGAACACGACCAGAGAGCACGACCAGAGAACACGACCAGAGAACACGACCAGAGAACACGACCAGAGAACACGACCAGAGAACACGACCAGAGAACACGACCAGAGAACACGACCAGAGAACACGACCAGAGAACACGGCCAGAGAACACGACCAGAGAACACGACCAGAGAACGCCACCAGAGAACACGGCCAGAGAACACGACCAGAGAGCACGACCAGAGAACACGACCAGAGAACACGACCAGAGAACACGGCCAGAGAACACGACCAGAGAACACGACTAGAGAACACCACCAGAGAACACGGCCAGAGAACACGACTAGAGAACACCACCAGAGAACACAGCcagacaacaccaccagagaACACGGCCAGAGAACACGACCAGAGAACACGACCAGAGAACACGGCCAGAGAACACGACCAGAGAACACGGCCAGAGAACACGACCAGAGAACACGACCAGAGAACACGACCAGAGAACACGGCCAGAGAACACGACCAGAGAACACGGCCAGAGAACACGACCAGAGAACACGACCAGAGAACACGACCAGAGAACACGGCCAGAGAACACGACCAGAGAACACGACCACAGAACACGGCcagacaacaccaccagagaACACAACCATGGAGGATATATCACCAAAGCTCAACTCCGGAGACGCATGTAAATAAGATAATATTAACAGAATACTTTGAAATGGCTAACATTAGAATAGCCTTCATGAACCTAAATAAAAAGGCCTTCGAAAGGCCGGTACAGTTTAAGTTAGAAAAACACTTCACACTTGACTCGTAA